The following proteins are co-located in the Apium graveolens cultivar Ventura chromosome 5, ASM990537v1, whole genome shotgun sequence genome:
- the LOC141724139 gene encoding phospholipase D gamma 1-like, producing the protein MDNNYNYNPPPHPYGYGYPVAPNQSYPPPPPQNQPYPPPQNHHYPPPPYQPYPPPPTQYHHYPGASYDQNYQYSHLYPSQPAPSVNSPSSEYSYHQPPHLRPLSHSSSGSYQYQHQHSSASEASLQHQSSLQYGSGHEYYQQHSSHSYVAPQDNESVGSGSTTPRPDHSNNSPSYNSMYPPVEDSLSYMHLSSNQPSAPPASALVPSAPTDYNGSPVSVSQHYSGHLVSQPPHAYLDHSISYPSHGQNMQVVPFSPTKGSLKVLLLHGNLDIWIYEAKNLPNMDMFHKTVGDLFGKLPGKVSAITSDPYVSISITTAVIGRTYVMSNSENPVWTQHFYVPVAHHAAEVHFVVKDNDVLGSQLIGIVSIPVEKIYSGGKVQGHFPVINTNGKPCKPGAQLSLSIQYTPMDRLSIYHYGVGAGPDYHGVPGTYFPLRRGGMVTLYQDAHVDDGSLPKLKLEHGMPYVHGKCWHDIFDAIRQAQRLIYITGWSVWHKVQLVRDPFDTGDSTLGELLKAKSQEGVRVLLLIWDDPTSRNIMGYKTEGIMATHDEETRRFFKNSSVQVLLCPRAAGKRHSWVRKQEVGTIYTHHQKTVIVDTDAGRSKRKILAFLGGLDLCDGRYDTPQHPIFSSLQTVHKDDYHNPTFAAYVAGSPREPWHDLHCKIDGPAAYDVLTNFEERWLKAAKPHVSKKLKISYDDSLLRIERMSDILGMSDAPYLSDNDPNGWHVQIFRSIDSNSVKGFPKDPKEAIYKNLDCGKNVLIDMSIHSAYVKAIRAAQHFIYIENQYFIGSSFNWTSNRELGANNLIPMEIALKIANKIRAHERFAVYIVIPMWPEGNPTSAPTQAILYWQNKTMQMMYETIYKALVEVGLEDAFSPQDYLNFYCLGNREEFSEDDSSTAGSPGAGTPQALCRKNRRFMIYVHSKGMIVDDEYVILGSANINQRSLEGTRDTEIAMGAYQPYHTWAKRLSSPNGQIYGYRMSLWAEHLGVVEDCFTRPESLECVRRVKVMGELNWKMFAADEAKDMRGHLFKYPVEVERKGKVKPLPGCETFLDVGGRIVGSFIGIQENLTI; encoded by the exons ATGGATAATAACTATAATTATAATCCACCACCACACCCATATGGTTATGGATACCCTGTTGCCCCGAATCAATCTTACCCTCCACCCCCACCTCAAAATCAACCCTACCCACCTCCTCAAAATCACCATTACCCACCACCACCCTATCAGCCTTACCCTCCACCTCCGACGCAGTACCATCACTATCCGGGAGCTTCGTATGATCAGAATTACCAATACTCACACTTGTACCCGTCGCAGCCAGCTCCTTCTGTGAATTCTCCCAGTTCGGAGTATAGTTACCATCAGCCACCACATTTGAGGCCGTTGTCACATTCTAGCTCGGGTTCGTATCAGTATCAACATCAGCATTCGTCGGCTTCTGAGGCGAGTCTTCAGCATCAGAGTTCGCTGCAGTATGGTTCGGGTCATGAATATTATCAACAACATTCGAGTCATTCTTATGTGGCGCCACAAGATAATGAATCGGTTGGTAGTGGATCGACAACTCCGCGTCCTGATCATAGTAATAATTCTCCGAGTTATAATTCGATGTATCCGCCTGTGGAGGATAGTTTAAGTTACATGCATTTGTCTAGTAATCAACCTTCTGCTCCTCCTGCTTCTGCGCTTGTGCCCTCTGCCCCTACGGATTATAATGGATCACCGGTAAGTGTGAGTCAACATTACTCAGGGCATCTTGTGTCTCAACCACCACATGCCTACTTGGATCATTCAATTTCATATCCATCACATGGTCAAAATATGCAAGTGGTACCTTTTTCTCCTACTAAAGGTTCTTTGAAAGTGTTGCTTCTTCATGGAAATCTTGATATTTGGATTTACGAGGCAAAAAATCTTCCAAATATGGACATGTTTCATAAAACAGTAGGAGATTTGTTTGGCAAATTACCAGGGAAAGTTAGTGCAATCACGAGTGATCCATATGTCTCAATATCTATAACAACTGCTGTGATTGGAAGAACTTATGTGATGTCTAATAGTGAAAATCCAGTATGGACACAACACTTTTATGTTCCTGTGGCACATCATGCTGCAGAAGTGCACTTTGTTGTAAAGGATAATGATGTACTGGGGTCCCAGCTTATAGGGATTGTATCTATTCCAGTGGAAAAGATTTACTCTGGAGGAAAAGTTCAAGGTCACTTTCCAGTCATTAATACAAATGGTAAGCCTTGCAAGCCTGGAGCTCAATTAAGCCTATCTATTCAGTATACCCCAATGGATAGGTTAAGCATATATCATTACGGGGTAGGAGCTGGCCCTGATTACCACGGTGTCCCCGGCACATACTTTCCACTTAGGAGAGGTGGGATGGTAACTCTATATCAAGATGCTCATGTTGATGATGGCAGCCTTCCAAAGTTGAAACTTGAGCATGGCATGCCATATGTCCATGGAAAGTGTTGGCATGATATATTTGATGCAATTCGTCAGGCTCAACGTTTGATATACATAACTGGGTGGTCAGTGTGGCACAAAGTTCAATTGGTTCGTGATCCTTTTGATACAGGGGATAGCACACTAGGGGAACTTCTCAAGGCCAAATCACAAGAAGGGGTTCGGGTGTTGCTACTTATATGGGATGATCCCACTTCAAGGAACATCATGGGTTACAAAACA GAGGGAATAATGGCAACCCATGATGAAGAAACTCGGCGTTTCTTTAAAAACTCTTCTGTGCAAGTCCTACTTTGTCCGCGTGCTGCTGGAAAACGCCATAGCTGGGTTAGAAAGCAG GAAGTCGGGACAATTTATACACACCATCAGAAAACTGTAATAGTAGATACAGATGCTGGACGAAGTAAAAGAAAaattttagcttttcttggaGGGCTCGATCTATGTGATGGGAGATATGATACTCCACAGCACCCTATTTTTAGCTCATTGCAGACAGTGCATAAGGATGACTATCATAATCCTACATTTGCA GCATATGTTGCTGGCAGTCCAAGAGAACCATGGCATGACCTACACTGCAAAATTGATGGTCCAGCAGCTTATGATGTTCTGACCAACTTTGAAGAGCGTTGGTTAAAGGCTGCAAAGCCCCATGTCTCTAAAAAACTAAAGATATCATATGATGATTCTTTACTCCGAATAGAAAGGATGTCTGATATATTGGGGATGTCTGATGCTCCATACCTTAGCGATAATGATCCTAATGGTTGGCATGTCCAG ATTTTCCGTTCAATTGATTCAAATTCTGTTAAAGGGTTTCCGAAAGACCCAAAAGAAGCCATATACAAG AACTTGGACTGTGGAAAGAATGTTCTCATTGATATGAGCATACATTCAGCATATGTTAAGGCCATCCGTGCTGCCCAACATTTCATCTATATCGAGAACCAATATTTTATAGGGTCCTCTTTTAATTGGACATCAAACAGGGAGTTAG GTGCTAACAATTTGATTCCTATGGAAATTGCCCTTAAAATTGCCAATAAAATCAGAGCGCATGAAAGGTTTGCAGTATATATCGTTATCCCTATGTGGCCAGAGGGTAATCCAACAAGTGCTCCAACTCAAGCAATATTGTACTGGCAG AACAAAACAATGCAAATGATGTATGAAACAATATACAAGGCTTTAGTCGAAGTTGGGCTTGAAGATGCATTTTCACCACAAGATTATTTGAACTTCTATTGTTTAGGGAATCGGGAGGAATTTAGTGAAGATGACTCTTCAACTGCTGGAAGTCCTGGTGCAGGAACGCCTCAG GCACTCTGTCGGAAAAACCGAAGATTCATGATATATGTTCATTCCAAAGGCATGATAGTAGATGACGAATACGTCATATTGGGGTCTGCAAACATTAATCAACGTTCCTTGGAGGGCACCAGAGACACAGAGATAGCTATGGGAGCATACCAACCTTATCATACATGGGCAAAAAGACTTTCAAGCCCAAACGGACAG ATATATGGATATAGAATGTCACTATGGGCAGAGCATCTTGGAGTTGTGGAGGACTGCTTTACAAGACCGGAATCTCTAGAATGTGTCAGACGAGTAAAAGTAATGGGGGAGCTGAACTGGAAGATGTTTGCAGCTGATGAGGCTAAAGATATGAGGGGACATCTCTTTAAGTATCCTGTTGAAGTTGAAAGGAAGGGAAAGGTAAAACCCCTCCCCGGGTGTGAAACATTCTTAGATGTAGGGGGGCGTATAGTTGGATCATTTATAGGCATTCAAGAGAACCTTAccatttaa
- the LOC141724138 gene encoding DEAD-box ATP-dependent RNA helicase 8-like produces MNSRGRYPPGIGGAGGGNTNPNPNYQQRNPNPNQQYVQRNFMQNPQQFNQQPQQQWLRRNQIGGDSGAEEVEKTVQSEGSDASSNDWKAQLKLPPQDTRYRTEDVTATKGNEFEDYFLKRELLMGIYEKGFEKPSPIQEESIPIALTGSDILARAKNGTGKTAAFCIPALEKIDQENNVIQVVILVPTRELALQTSQVCKELGKHLNIEVMVTTGGTSLKDDIMRLYQPVHLLVGTPGRILDLAKKGICNLQNCAMLVMDEADKLLSPEFQPSIEHLISFLPTNRQILMFSATFPVTVKDFKDRYLQKPYVINLMDELTLKGITQFYAFVEERQKIHCLNTLFSKLQINQSIIFCNSVNRVELLAKKITELGYSCFYIHAKMLQDHRNRVFHDFRNGACRNLVCTDLFTRGIDIQAVNVVINFDFPKSAETYLHRVGRSGRFGHLGLAVNLITYEDRFNLYRIEQELGTEIKQIPPHIDQAIYCQ; encoded by the exons ATGAACTCGCGAGGTAGGTATCCGCCGGGAATCGGCGGCGCCGGCGGCGGAAACACCAATCCCAACCCTAATTACCAACAACGTAACCCTAACCCTAACCAGCAGTATGTTCAGAGGAATTTTATGCAGAATCCTCAGCAATTTAATCAACAGCCGCAGCAGCAGTGGCTGAGAAGGAACCAAATTGGAGGCGATTCAGGAGCCGAGGAGGTCGAGAAGACTGTGCAGTCTGAAGGCTCTGATGCGAG CTCAAACGATTGGAAGGCACAATTAAAGCTTCCACCACAAGATACTCGATACAGGACTGAG GATGTAACAGCAACTAAAGGAAATGAATTTGAAGACTATTTTCTTAAACGTGAGCTTCTTATGGGGATCTATGAGAAGGGTTTTGAGAAACCATCTCCAATTCAGGAGGAAAGCATACCCATTGCTTTGACCGGCAGTGATATTCTTGCTAGAGCTAAAAATGGCACTGGAAAAACAGCTGCTTTTTGCATTCCTGCATTGGAAAAGATTGATCAAGAAAATAATGTGATTCAAG TCGTTATACTTGTTCCTACACGAGAATTGGCTCTTCAGACTTCACAAGTCTGTAAAGAGCTTGGCAAACACTTGAATATTGAAGTCATGGTTACAACTGGTGGCACTAGCTTGAAAGATGATATCATGCGTTTATATCAGCCAGTTCATTTACTAGTTGGTACTCCTGGGAGAATACTAGATCTTGCAAAGAAGGGTATTTGCAACTTGCAGAATTGTGCAATGCTTGTTATGGATGAG GCTGATAAGCTCTTATCCCCGGAGTTCCAACCTTCCATAGAACACCTCATTAGCTTTTTGCCTACAAATCGTCAAATTTTGATGTTTTCAGCCACATTTCCGGTGACAGTCAAGGATTTCAAGGATAGATATCTACAGAAGCCCTATGTTATTAACCTTATGGATGAGCTTACTCTTAAGGGAATAACCCAATTTTATGCTTTTGTTGAAGAAAGGCAGAAAATACACTGCCTCAACACTCTCTTTTCAAAG CTTCAAATCAACCAGTCGATCATATTCTGCAATTCTGTGAACCGTGTGGAGCTTCTGGCCAAGAAAATTACTGAACTTGGTTATTCATGCTTCTATATTCATGCGAAGATGCTTCAGGACCACCGAAACAGAGTATTTCATGATTTTCGCAATGGTGCATGCAGGAATCTTGTTTGCACTG ATCTTTTTACAAGAGGGATAGATATTCAAGCTGTCAACGTTGTCATAAATTTTGATTTTCCGAAAAGCGCAGAAACTTATCTCCACAGG GTCGGGCGATCTGGGAGATTTGGACACCTTGGTTTGGCAGTGAATCTGATCACTTATGAAGACCGCTTCAACTT GTATAGAATTGAGCAAGAACTTGGGACTGAGATAAAGCAAATTCCCCCACATATAGATCAGGCTATATACTGCCAGTGA